tagaaatgCGTTAAAAATCAGTTGGtgttattgaaattatttgatttaggAGTCGGTTGACTAGACACAAGTATAtattagtttttcatttacaCAAAATGCTTACACACTTTCTGAGGGGATTGCCTTACTTGCGCACCGTGACCAGGAATGCAAGCAAGACACCACCCAAGGATGTCCCAAAGACTCCTGCCAGGGATGCCCCAAAAACTCCTCCCAAGGATGCGAagacaccagcagcagcagcagctgcagctgcgccTGAGAAGAAAGATGTGGTAAAGAAAAATGCTCCTCCCGAGGGCATGCTAATGAATACGAAAACCGAATTTGGACCACTCAAAGATTGCGATCGCCTCTTTCAAAATCTCTACGGACGCCACGATTGGCGTCTGAAGGGCGCCTGCAAACGTGGCGATTGGTATCGCACAGCAGATCTGCTCGAGATGGGCCCCGATTGGATACACGACGAGGTGAAGCGGAGTGGATTACGTGGACGCGGTGGAGCTGGCTACTTTTCGGCCACCAAATGGAATTATTTGAAGAGCGTCAAGGCCGATAATAAAGTGATTATTATCAATTGTGCTGAAGGTGAGCCGGGCACTTGCAAAGATCGTGAGATACTGCGCCATGAGCCGCATAAAATCATCGAAGGCGCCTTGTTGGCTGGCTTCACCATGGGCTGTGAGAAGTGCATAGTCTATGTGCGCAATCGTTTCTACAACGAGGCATGCAACCTGCAGTTTGCCATTGCCGAGGCGTATCGTTATGGTTTGCTCGGTTGCAATGCCTGTGACACGGGCATCAAGTTTGACATGATGATGCAGCGAGGCGATCGTTATTTGACCGGCGAGGAGACAGCGCTCGTCAACTGTTTGATGGGCAAGATGGGCAGACCACGACGTCGTCCGCCATATCTGCACGAGAAGGGATACTTTGATCATCCCTCGGTGGTGCTGAATGCCGAGAGTGTGGCTGTGGTGCCCACCATCTTGCGACGTGGCGCCAAGTGGTGGACGGGCTTGGGCAGAAATTCGAATTCGGGCacgaaaatattcaatatcaGCGGACATGTGGTGAATCCGTGCACCGTGGAGGAGGAAATGTCGATGCCGTTGCGAGATGTGATTGAGATGCATGCCGGCGGCGTTTGCGGCGGTTGGAGCAATCTATTGGGCGTCTTTCCGGGTGGTTTGTCCACCCCATTTGTGGGTCAATGCTCTGCCGACGATGTGCTATTGGATTTCGATTGCTTGCAGTCGATTAATAGCAGCTTGGGCACCGGCGGCATCATTGTCGTCTGTCAGGATTGTGATCCGTTGCTCGTGATGCAGCGTTCCATCGAGTTCTACATGAAGCAGACGTGCAAACAGTGCACGCCGTGTCGGGATGGTGCCATTTGGTTGCCCGAGATCTTTAAGAGCTTTAGCAAGGGAGAATCGCATCCGCATATGATTCAGTTTGTGGACACGATTCAACAGAAGATGCGTGGTGGCAGCTGCATTTGTGCCTTGGCCGAGTCACAGGCGAATGTTGCTGTAGGTTTGATTCAGCAATTTTGTCCACTTATCGAGCAGCGTATTCTGGAGTATGGATCAAATTGTTGACAGTTCTGACTCTGagtatgtgtgagtgtctgtttgtttgtccaataaattgaatttgaattgcataTTGATTGGATGAGC
This is a stretch of genomic DNA from Drosophila albomicans strain 15112-1751.03 chromosome 3, ASM965048v2, whole genome shotgun sequence. It encodes these proteins:
- the LOC117570388 gene encoding NADH dehydrogenase [ubiquinone] flavoprotein 1, mitochondrial translates to MLTHFLRGLPYLRTVTRNASKTPPKDVPKTPARDAPKTPPKDAKTPAAAAAAAAPEKKDVVKKNAPPEGMLMNTKTEFGPLKDCDRLFQNLYGRHDWRLKGACKRGDWYRTADLLEMGPDWIHDEVKRSGLRGRGGAGYFSATKWNYLKSVKADNKVIIINCAEGEPGTCKDREILRHEPHKIIEGALLAGFTMGCEKCIVYVRNRFYNEACNLQFAIAEAYRYGLLGCNACDTGIKFDMMMQRGDRYLTGEETALVNCLMGKMGRPRRRPPYLHEKGYFDHPSVVLNAESVAVVPTILRRGAKWWTGLGRNSNSGTKIFNISGHVVNPCTVEEEMSMPLRDVIEMHAGGVCGGWSNLLGVFPGGLSTPFVGQCSADDVLLDFDCLQSINSSLGTGGIIVVCQDCDPLLVMQRSIEFYMKQTCKQCTPCRDGAIWLPEIFKSFSKGESHPHMIQFVDTIQQKMRGGSCICALAESQANVAVGLIQQFCPLIEQRILEYGSNC